One window from the genome of Alnus glutinosa chromosome 13, dhAlnGlut1.1, whole genome shotgun sequence encodes:
- the LOC133854414 gene encoding general transcription and DNA repair factor IIH helicase subunit XPB1 isoform X2 gives MGHGEKGRHSKRHKSSAKEDHRKIVEDEDAYFGEEVDDDRHDDGKKRDFSKLELKPDHANRPLWACADGRIFLETFSPLYKQAYDFLIAIAEPVCRPESMHEYNLTPHSLYAAVSVGLETETIIAVLNKLSKTKLPKDMVDFIHSSTANYGKVKLVLKKNKYFVESPFPEVLKKLLKDEVIARARINPEGSNGTDGFTISKSLGEIGTGHEDLLNGAEVAAAAEEKETHAFEVDPSQVENVKQRCLPNALNYPMLEEYDFRNDTVNPDLDIELKPHAQPRPYQEKSLSKMFGNGRARSGIIVLPCGAGKSLVGVSAASRIKKSCLCLATNAVSVDQWAFQFSLWSNIREDQICRFTSDSKERFRGNAGVVVTTYNMVAFGGKRSEESEKIIEEIRNREWGLLLMDEVHVVPAHMFRKVISITKSHCKLGLTATLVREDERITDLNFLIGPKLYEANWLDLVKGGFIANVQCAEVWCPMTKEFFAEYLKKENSKKKQALYVMNPNKFRACEFLIRFHEQQRGDKIIVFADNLFALTEYAMKLRKPMIYGATSHVERTKILQAFKTSKEVNTIFLSKVGDNSIDIPEANVIIQISSHAGSRRQEAQRLGRILRAKGKIQDRMPGGKEEYNAFFYSLVSTDTQEMYYSNKRQQFLIDQGYSFKVITSLPPPDTGADLSYHSLEEQLALLGKVLSAGDDAVGLEQLEEDADDIALHKARRSMGSMSAMSGANGMVYMEYSTGRNKHGGQMKSKPKDPAKRHYLFKRRFT, from the exons ATGGGACACG GTGAAAAAGGCCGACACAGCAAGAGGCACAAGTCCTCGGCCAAG GAAGATCACAGGAAAATTGTCGAAGACGAAGACGCATATTTTGGCGAAGAAGTCGACGATGATCGCCATGATG ATGGAAAGAAGAGGGATTTTAGCAAATTGGAGCTGAAACCTGATCATGCTAACAGACCTTTGTGGGCTTGCGCCGATGGCCGCATTTTCCTTGAAACCTTCTCGCCTTTGTATAAACAAGCTTACGATTTTCTTATCGCTATAGCCGAGCCCGTTTGCCG GCCAGAATCTATGCACGAGTACAACCTGACCCCGCACTCACTGTATGCTGCGGTGTCTGTTGGTCTTGAAACCGAAACAATCATAGCTGTTTTGaataaactatcaaaaactAAGCTTCCTAAAGATATGGTCGATTTCATACATTCTTCCACGGCCAATTACGGCAAAGTGAAGCTTGTGCTTAAGAAGAATAAGTACTTTGTGGAATCCCCATTTCCGGAG GTATTGAAGAAGTTGCTTAAGGATGAAGTTATAGCCCGAGCAAGGATTAATCCTGAG GGTTCAAATGGAACTGATGGATTTACAATTAGTAAATCATTGGGTGAAATTGGAACTGGTCACGAGGATTTGCTTAATGGAGCAGAAGTGGCAGCTGcagcagaagaaaaagaaactcatGCATTTGAAGTTGATCCTTCTCAG GTTGAGAATGTAAAGCAACGTTGCTTGCCAAATGCTTTGAATTACCCCATGTTGGAAGAGTATGACTTCAGAAATGATACT GTCAACCCTGACCTTGACATAGAACTGAAGCCTCATGCGCAACCACGGCCATATCAAGAAAAGAGCCTTAGTAAAATGTTTGGAAATG GTAGAGCACGATCTGGGATTATTGTCCTACCTTGTGGTGCTGGAAAGTCCCTAGTTGGCGTTTCTGCAGCCTCCCGAATAAAAAAAAGCTGCCTTTGCTTAGCAACAAATGCTGTTTCTGTGGATCAGTGGGCTTTCCAGTTCAGCCTGTGGTCAAACATTCGAGAAGATCAAATTTGTCGTTTCACATCTGACAGCAAAGAAAGATTCCGGGGGAATGCTGGGGTGGTTGTGACAACATATAACATGGTTGCTTTTGGTGGTAAACGGTCTGAAGAATCTGAGAAGATTAttgaagaaataagaaatagagaATGGGGATTGCTTCTCATGGATGAG GTGCATGTGGTTCCTGCTCACATGTTTCGAAAGGTCATCAGCATTACTAAATCTCACTGCAAACTTGGGCTCACTG CCACGCTTGTGAGAGAGGATGAAAGGATTACAGATCTGAACTTCCTTATTGGTCCCAAATTGTATGAAGCAAACTGGTTGGATCTAGTGAAAGGTGGATTTATTGCAAATGTACAGTGTGCTGAAGTATGGTGTCCAATGACAAAGGAGTTTTTTgctgaatatttgaagaaagaaaactcCAAGAAAAAGCAG GCACTTTATGTGATGAACCCAAATAAGTTCAGGGCATGCGAGTTTCTCATAAGGTTTCACGAACAGCAGCGTGGCGATAAGATAATTGTCTTTGCTGACAATCTTTTTGCACTCACAGAGTATGCAATGAAGCTACGCAAGCCTATGATTTATGGTGCTACCAG CCATGTTGAGAGGACAAAAATTCTTCAGGCTTTCAAGACTAGCAAGGAAGTAAACACTATTTTCCTGTCCAAG GTGGGTGATAATTCAATAGATATTCCTGAGGCAAATGTGATCATTCAGATATCTTCACATGCTGGTTCAAGGCGTCAAGAAGCCCAACGTCTGGGTCGTATTCTTAGGGCTAAG GGTAAAATTCAGGATAGGATGCCAGGAGGTAAAGAGGAGTACAATGCATTTTTCTATTCCCTTGTGTCAACAGATACACAG GAGATGTATTACTCGAATAAAAGGCAACAGTTTTTGATTGATCAAGGTTATAGCTTTAAG GTAATAACAAGCTTGCCTCCACCTGATACAGGAGCTGATTTGAGTTACCACAGTCTAGAAGAACAATTAGCACTTCTCGGAAAG GTCTTGAGTGCCGGTGATGATGCAGTTGGTTTAGAGCAATTAGAAGAAGACGCAGATGACATAGCACTTCATAAAGCCCGCCGTTCAATGGGATCCATGAGTGCTATGTCAGGTGCAAATGGGATGGTTTATATGGAATACAG TACTGGGCGAAACAAACATGGTGGGCAGATGAAGAGCAAGCCCAAGGATCCAGCCAAGCGACATTATTTGTTCAAAAGACGCTTTACTTGA
- the LOC133854414 gene encoding general transcription and DNA repair factor IIH helicase subunit XPB1 isoform X1, protein MGHGEKGRHSKRHKSSAKEDHRKIVEDEDAYFGEEVDDDRHDGEIDGKKRDFSKLELKPDHANRPLWACADGRIFLETFSPLYKQAYDFLIAIAEPVCRPESMHEYNLTPHSLYAAVSVGLETETIIAVLNKLSKTKLPKDMVDFIHSSTANYGKVKLVLKKNKYFVESPFPEVLKKLLKDEVIARARINPEGSNGTDGFTISKSLGEIGTGHEDLLNGAEVAAAAEEKETHAFEVDPSQVENVKQRCLPNALNYPMLEEYDFRNDTVNPDLDIELKPHAQPRPYQEKSLSKMFGNGRARSGIIVLPCGAGKSLVGVSAASRIKKSCLCLATNAVSVDQWAFQFSLWSNIREDQICRFTSDSKERFRGNAGVVVTTYNMVAFGGKRSEESEKIIEEIRNREWGLLLMDEVHVVPAHMFRKVISITKSHCKLGLTATLVREDERITDLNFLIGPKLYEANWLDLVKGGFIANVQCAEVWCPMTKEFFAEYLKKENSKKKQALYVMNPNKFRACEFLIRFHEQQRGDKIIVFADNLFALTEYAMKLRKPMIYGATSHVERTKILQAFKTSKEVNTIFLSKVGDNSIDIPEANVIIQISSHAGSRRQEAQRLGRILRAKGKIQDRMPGGKEEYNAFFYSLVSTDTQEMYYSNKRQQFLIDQGYSFKVITSLPPPDTGADLSYHSLEEQLALLGKVLSAGDDAVGLEQLEEDADDIALHKARRSMGSMSAMSGANGMVYMEYSTGRNKHGGQMKSKPKDPAKRHYLFKRRFT, encoded by the exons ATGGGACACG GTGAAAAAGGCCGACACAGCAAGAGGCACAAGTCCTCGGCCAAG GAAGATCACAGGAAAATTGTCGAAGACGAAGACGCATATTTTGGCGAAGAAGTCGACGATGATCGCCATGATG GTGAGATAGATGGAAAGAAGAGGGATTTTAGCAAATTGGAGCTGAAACCTGATCATGCTAACAGACCTTTGTGGGCTTGCGCCGATGGCCGCATTTTCCTTGAAACCTTCTCGCCTTTGTATAAACAAGCTTACGATTTTCTTATCGCTATAGCCGAGCCCGTTTGCCG GCCAGAATCTATGCACGAGTACAACCTGACCCCGCACTCACTGTATGCTGCGGTGTCTGTTGGTCTTGAAACCGAAACAATCATAGCTGTTTTGaataaactatcaaaaactAAGCTTCCTAAAGATATGGTCGATTTCATACATTCTTCCACGGCCAATTACGGCAAAGTGAAGCTTGTGCTTAAGAAGAATAAGTACTTTGTGGAATCCCCATTTCCGGAG GTATTGAAGAAGTTGCTTAAGGATGAAGTTATAGCCCGAGCAAGGATTAATCCTGAG GGTTCAAATGGAACTGATGGATTTACAATTAGTAAATCATTGGGTGAAATTGGAACTGGTCACGAGGATTTGCTTAATGGAGCAGAAGTGGCAGCTGcagcagaagaaaaagaaactcatGCATTTGAAGTTGATCCTTCTCAG GTTGAGAATGTAAAGCAACGTTGCTTGCCAAATGCTTTGAATTACCCCATGTTGGAAGAGTATGACTTCAGAAATGATACT GTCAACCCTGACCTTGACATAGAACTGAAGCCTCATGCGCAACCACGGCCATATCAAGAAAAGAGCCTTAGTAAAATGTTTGGAAATG GTAGAGCACGATCTGGGATTATTGTCCTACCTTGTGGTGCTGGAAAGTCCCTAGTTGGCGTTTCTGCAGCCTCCCGAATAAAAAAAAGCTGCCTTTGCTTAGCAACAAATGCTGTTTCTGTGGATCAGTGGGCTTTCCAGTTCAGCCTGTGGTCAAACATTCGAGAAGATCAAATTTGTCGTTTCACATCTGACAGCAAAGAAAGATTCCGGGGGAATGCTGGGGTGGTTGTGACAACATATAACATGGTTGCTTTTGGTGGTAAACGGTCTGAAGAATCTGAGAAGATTAttgaagaaataagaaatagagaATGGGGATTGCTTCTCATGGATGAG GTGCATGTGGTTCCTGCTCACATGTTTCGAAAGGTCATCAGCATTACTAAATCTCACTGCAAACTTGGGCTCACTG CCACGCTTGTGAGAGAGGATGAAAGGATTACAGATCTGAACTTCCTTATTGGTCCCAAATTGTATGAAGCAAACTGGTTGGATCTAGTGAAAGGTGGATTTATTGCAAATGTACAGTGTGCTGAAGTATGGTGTCCAATGACAAAGGAGTTTTTTgctgaatatttgaagaaagaaaactcCAAGAAAAAGCAG GCACTTTATGTGATGAACCCAAATAAGTTCAGGGCATGCGAGTTTCTCATAAGGTTTCACGAACAGCAGCGTGGCGATAAGATAATTGTCTTTGCTGACAATCTTTTTGCACTCACAGAGTATGCAATGAAGCTACGCAAGCCTATGATTTATGGTGCTACCAG CCATGTTGAGAGGACAAAAATTCTTCAGGCTTTCAAGACTAGCAAGGAAGTAAACACTATTTTCCTGTCCAAG GTGGGTGATAATTCAATAGATATTCCTGAGGCAAATGTGATCATTCAGATATCTTCACATGCTGGTTCAAGGCGTCAAGAAGCCCAACGTCTGGGTCGTATTCTTAGGGCTAAG GGTAAAATTCAGGATAGGATGCCAGGAGGTAAAGAGGAGTACAATGCATTTTTCTATTCCCTTGTGTCAACAGATACACAG GAGATGTATTACTCGAATAAAAGGCAACAGTTTTTGATTGATCAAGGTTATAGCTTTAAG GTAATAACAAGCTTGCCTCCACCTGATACAGGAGCTGATTTGAGTTACCACAGTCTAGAAGAACAATTAGCACTTCTCGGAAAG GTCTTGAGTGCCGGTGATGATGCAGTTGGTTTAGAGCAATTAGAAGAAGACGCAGATGACATAGCACTTCATAAAGCCCGCCGTTCAATGGGATCCATGAGTGCTATGTCAGGTGCAAATGGGATGGTTTATATGGAATACAG TACTGGGCGAAACAAACATGGTGGGCAGATGAAGAGCAAGCCCAAGGATCCAGCCAAGCGACATTATTTGTTCAAAAGACGCTTTACTTGA
- the LOC133854088 gene encoding beta-adaptin-like protein B, whose amino-acid sequence MSGHDSKYFSTTKKGEIPELKEELNSQYKDKRKDAVKKVIAAMTVGKDVSSLFTDVVNCMQTENLELKKLVYLYLINYAKSQPDLAILAVNTFVKDSQDPNPLIRALAVRTMGCIRVDKITEYLCDPLQRCLKDDDPYVRKTAAICVAKLYDINAELVEDRGFLESLKDLISDNNPMVVANAVAALAEIQENSTRPIFEITSHTLSKLLTALNECTEWGQVFILDALSRYKAPDAREAENIVERVTPRLQHANCAVVLSAVKMILQQMELITSTDVVRNLCKKMAPPLVTLLSAEPEIQYVALRNINLIVQRRPTILAHEIKVFFCKYNDPIYVKMEKLEIMIKLASDRNIDQVLLEFKEYATEVDVDFVRKAVRAIGRCAIKLERAAERCISVLLELIKIKVNYVVQEAIIVIKDIFRRYPNTYESIIATLCESLDTLDEPEAKASMIWIIGEYAERIDNADELLESFLESFPEEPAQVQLQLLTATVKLFLKKPTEGPQQMIQVVLNNATVETDNPDLRDRAYIYWRLLSTDPEAAKDVVLAEKPVISDDSNQLDASLLDELLANIATLSSVYHKPPEAFVTRVKTTAQKTEDDDYPEGSETGYSESPSHAEGSSPPSSSNVPYATARQPAPAPPAPAPAVPVPDLLGDLIGLDNSAIVPVDQPASPTGPPLPVLLPASTGQGLQISAQLTRQDGQIFYSLLFENNTQLALDGFLIQFNKNSFGLAAAGPLTVPQVQPGTSARTLLPMVMFQNMSQGPPSSLLQVAVKNSQQPVWYFSDKIPLHVFFTEDGRMERGSFLETWRSLPDSNEVSKEFPGIVVNNAEAAIDRLTASNIFFIAKRKHANQDVFYFSAKLPRGIPFLIELTTAVGTLGVKCAIKTPGAEMAPLFFEAIETLLAG is encoded by the exons atgagcgGTCACGATTCCAAGTACTTCTCCACCACCAAGAAGGGTGAGATCCCCGAGCTCAAAGAGGAGCTCAATTCTCAGTacaag GATAAGAGAAAAGATGCTGTTAAGAAGGTGATTGCTGCAATGACTGTTGGGAAGGATGTTTCATCTTTGTTCACGGATGTAGTGAATTGCATGCAAACAGAGAATTTGGAGTTGAAGAAGCTTGTTTATCTGTATCTTATTAATTATGCTAAAAGCCAACCTGACCTAGCAATACTCGCAGTAAATACATTTGTGAAG GATTCACAGGACCCAAATCCTTTGATTCGAGCGTTGGCTGTACGGACGATGGGATGTATACGTGTTGATAAAATTACAGAGTATTTGTGTGATCCTCTTCAGAGATGTCTCAAG GATGATGATCCATATGTTCGCAAGACCGCCGCCATATGTGTTGCAAAACTTTATGACATAAATGCTGAGTTAGTTGAGGACAGAGGTTTCTTGGAATCTCTCAAGGATTTGATATCAGACAATAATCCAATGGTTGTTGCAAATGCTGTGGCAGCTCTTGCAGAGATACAAGAAAATAGCACTAGACCCATTTTTGAGATCACTAGTCACACACTCTCAAAGCTCCTTACTGCTTTAAATGAATGCACAGA GTGGGGTCAAGTTTTTATCTTGGATGCTCTTTCTAGATATAAGGCACCTGATGCTCGTGAAGCCGAAAATATAGTTGAGCGAGTTACTCCACGACTGCAACATGCTAATTGTGCAGTTGTACTTTCAGCTGTTAAG ATGATCCTCCAACAAATGGAACTTATCACCAGTACTGATGTGGTTCGAAATCTTTGCAAAAAGATGGCTCCTCCTCTTGTGACATTACTTTCTGCAGAACCTGAGATACAGTATGTTGCATTGCGAAACATCAATCTTATAGTACAAAGACGGCCTACTATCCTTGCCCATGAAATTAAG gtGTTTTTCTGCAAGTACAATGATCCAATCTATGTGAAAATGGAGAAATTAGAAATCATGATAAAGCTTGCTTCAGACCGAAATATAGACCAG GTTCTATTGGAATTCAAGGAGTATGCTACAGAAGTAGATGTAGATTTTGTCAGAAAAGCTGTCCGTGCTATTGGTCGTTGTGCCATCAAGCTAGAAAGAGCTGCTGAGCGATGCATTAGTGTTTTGCTCGAACTGATCAAGATTAAAGTTAACTATGTGGTTCAAGAGGCAATTATAGTTATTAAAGATATCTTTAGAAGATACCCTAACAC CTATGAGTCTATCATTGCAACACTCTGTGAGAGCTTAGACACTTTAGATGAGCCAGAAGCTAAG GCATCAATGATCTGGATAATTGGTGAATATGCGGAAAGAATTGATAATGCTGATGAGCTCCTTGAAAGTTTCTTGGAGAGTTTTCCTGAAGAGCCTGCACAAGTACAACTGCAATTGTTGACTGCCACGGTTAAACTTTTTCTTAAGAAGCCAACTGAAGGCCCTCAGCAGATGATTCAG GTTGTTTTGAATAATGCCACTGTGGAGACGGACAATCCTGATCTGCGAGATCGTGCTTACATATATTGGCGTCTCTTATCAACTGATCCTGAG GCGGCTAAGGATGTTGTCTTGGCTGAGAAGCCTGTGATAAGTGATGATTCAAACCAACTTGATGCAAGTCTTCTGGATGAGCTTCTTGCCAACATTGCTACTCTATCCTCTGTTTATCACAAGCCCCCAGAGGCATTTGTAACACGTGTGAAGACCACAGCCCAGAAAACAGAAGATGATGATTATCCTGAGGGGAGTGAAACAGGATATTCTGAATCACCTTCTCATGCTGAGGGATCTTCTCCACCTAGTTCAAGTAATGTTCCATATGCTACTGCGAGGCAACCAGCCCCTGCACCACCTGCACCTGCACCTGCTGTTCCGGTGCCAGATTTGCTTGGTGATCTGATAGGCCTTGACAATAGTGCTATTGTTCCTGTTGATCAGCCGGCTTCTCCTACTGG CCCTCCATTGCCTGTTTTACTACCAGCATCAACTGGCCAAGGTTTACAAATTAGTGCACAGCTGACACGACAGGATGGTCAAATATTTTACAGTTTATTGTTTGAGAACAACACACAACTTGCACTTGATGGGTTCCTGATTCAGTTTAACAAGAATTCGTTTGGTCTTGCAGCTGCTGGACCCTTAACG GTTCCGCAAGTGCAACCTGGGACATCTGCTAGGACTCTTCTGCCTATGGTTATGTTCCAGAATATGTCTCAAGGCCCCCCAAGCTCACTTTTGCAGGTTGCTGTGAAAAACAGTCAACAGCCAGTGTGGTACTTTAGTGATAAAATCCCATTGCATGTGTTCTTCACCGAGGATGGGAGAATGGAGCGTGGAAGCTTCCTTGAg ACATGGAGGTCCCTTCCTGATTCAAATGAGGTTTCGAAGGAGTTCCCTGGTATTGTGGTGAATAACGCGGAAGCGGCTATAGACCGGCTAACTGCATCAAATATCTTCTTTATTGCAAAGCGCAAGCATGCAAACCAGGATGTATTCTACTTCTCTGCTAAACTCCCTCGAGGGATACCATTTCTGATCGAACTCACAACTGCCGTCGGAACCCTTGGTGTCAAGTGTGCAATCAAGACACCGGGCGCCGAAATGGCACCTCTTTTCTTCGAAGCTATTGAGACTCTCCTCGCGGGCTGA
- the LOC133853827 gene encoding uncharacterized protein LOC133853827 produces MTYTRYKVSATKLEPYDWSYIRVELPPPPFYASASIEIVSNVKLNLKKIVKHPKRKLPIICFRGGGPPLPDVSETALEVLHHLSNGSSGEIQNLHNIEQCYPLQKNMTFKLMPQQITPGVYYIGLFNGIGSTRTQSKMINRGSTYSFSANLILEGCLNSTMWGEHCDQVVDDLSNLQHDSNEFGNRDDEHCVGNIACTHYSRVICTKNMDMNVYFLDVTEAVERLTIRFNKASHFHSRNANVSSVMLYARHNAIPDKTLHDYSTDITKDPLVVHLPMAGILYFAIEMVFWSNVHDGMRERNIKLCYLVEWETIACQQGKAGPNCTWEGHILKVC; encoded by the exons ATGACATATACGAGATACAAAGTCTCAGCAACTAAGCTCGAGCCCTACGACTGGAGTTACATAAGAG TTGAGTTGCCACCTCCGCCTTTTTATGCATCAGCATCCATTGAAATAGTATCAAATGTAAAACTG AACCTCAAGAAGATAGTCAAGCATCCCAAAAGAAAGTTGCCAATCATATGCTTTCGAGGCGGCGGTCCGCCTCTTCCAGATGTCTCAGAAACTGCTTTAGAAG TGCTACATCATTTGTCTAATGGATCTTCTGGAGAAATACAAAATCTTCATAATATAGAGCAATGCTATCCTCTgcagaaaaatatgacattcaAATTGATGCCTCAGCAG ATCACACCTGGAGTTTATTATATTGGCTTGTTCAATGGAATTGGATCTACAAGAACTCAATCAAAGATG ATAAATAGGGGCTCAACATACTCTTTCAGTGCAAATTTAATTCTAGAAGGCTGTTTGAACTCTACAATGTGGGGTGAGCACTGTGATCAGGTAGTTGATGACCTTTCCAACTTGCAACATGATTCAAATGAGTTTGGAAATAGGGATGATGAACATTGTGTAGGAAACATTGCTTGCACTCACTATTCTAGGGTCATATGCACAAAGAATATGGATATGAATGTCTACTTCTTGGATGTAACGGAGGCAGTGGAACGGTTGACAATCAGATTCAATAAAGCTTCTCATTTTCATTCAAGGAACGCCAATGTATCTTCAGTAATGTTATATGCTCGACATAATGCAATTCCAGACAAAACTTTGCATGATTATTCCACTGATATAACTAAAGATCCTCTGGTTGTCCATTTACCAATGGCTGGTATATTGTATTTTGCCATCGAGATGGTTTTTTGGTCGAATGTACACGACGGGATGCGAGAAAGAAATATAAAACTTTGCTACTTGGTGGAGTGGGAAACCATTGCATGCCAACAAGGAAAGGCTGGACCAAACTGCACTTGGGAAGGACACATTCTTAAGGTATGCTAG
- the LOC133853828 gene encoding uncharacterized protein LOC133853828: MEREPLKYFLHRHPLIFNEVLDKDYRRSNCNVCQTTISGPNYICKECGGFIIHKSCTELSDKLEHPLHPKHPLIHTWQFEGEPKCDGCNGEIKIYHPIYKCSDCNFRLEAKCAFLPLTIQAEIHHEHPLTLVRRCLSLTCDACGKEDKCMFCLCAICPFLVHIECTSYPLLVKHIRHRHPLHLTKSLKPHLNQSDHRLCPLCVKKVNTNYMVYYCSTCDFVTHLHCAANIDMEGEQWERIESTSMLKFEDPGLDESIDSLPYVVKKSKQGEDNIEIAVEIKHISHKHDLKLIDEQLKNDEKCDGCIWPISPPFYTCTQCGFFLHKSCVELPRKKLHPLHQHPLILLTESPYVYKYFFCEALGRHCNGFVYHCDKCYFDLDVQCSLRSDIMNHEGHEHQLILLSTSNNEKCNSCDRVGIIFRCAYCEFTLDFRCATLPTIIRYRSYEQSFILCYKSEKDYDHEYYCDICEKPRNSKHWFYYCADLDFPAHPECILGEDPNMKFGKTYTFDIHEHPLALVDKRKGIHPLCNKCGKSSDGWTFECAKCNFNLHPLC; the protein is encoded by the coding sequence atggagagagagccGCTTAAATATTTCCTCCACCGGCATCCGTTGATCTTCAATGAAGTGCTAGACAAGGATTATAGAAGATCAAATTGCAATGTGTGCCAGACAACAATATCGGGTCCTAATTACATTTGCAAAGAGTGTGGCGGGTTTATCATTCATAAATCATGTACAGAACTATCCGACAAGTTGGAGCACCCGTTGCACCCCAAACATCCCCTCATTCACACCTGGCAGTTCGAAGGGGAACCCAAATGCGACGGTTGCAATGGAGAGATCAAGATATATCACCCGATTTACAAATGCTCTGACTGTAATTTTAGACTTGAAGCTAAATGTGCTTTTCTACCGCTCaccatccaagctgaaattcatCATGAACACCCATTGACCCTCGTGCGAAGATGTCTCTCTTTAACTTGCGACGCCTGTGGGAAAGAAGACAAATGCATGTTTTGCTTATGTGCTATCTGCCCATTTTTGGTCCACATAGAATGTACTTCCTACCCATTGCTTGTCAAACATATCCGTCACAGACACCCTCTTCACCTCACCAAATCCCTCAAGCCTCACCTCAATCAATCCGACCATCGACTTTGCCCGCTTTGTGTTAAAAAGGTGAACACAAACTACATGGTTTATTATTGCTCTACTTGTGATTTTGTTACCCATCTTCATTGTGCTGCAAATATAGATATGGAAGGGGAACAGTGGGAGCGTATTGAATCAACAAGTATGCTGAAATTCGAAGATCCGGGGCTTGATGAATCCATTGATTCATTACCATATGTTGTCAAGAAATCCAAACAGGGAGAGGACAATATTGAAATAGCCGTGGAAATCAAACATATTAGTCACAAGCATGACTTGAAGCTTATTGATGAGCAGCTTAAGAATGATGAAAAATGTGACGGGTGTATATGGCCTATCTCACCTCCCTTTTATACATGTACTCAATGCGGATTTTTTCTTCACAAATCTTGTGTTGAATTACCCAGGAAAAAGTTACACCCACTTCATCAACACCCCCTCATTCTCCTCACAGAGTCACCTTATGtttacaagtattttttttgCGAAGCTCTTGGACGCCATTGTAATGGCTTCGTCTACCATTGTGACAAATGCTACTTCGACCTTGATGTCCAATGCAGTTTAAGATCTGACATCATGAACCATGAAGGTCATGAGCACCAACTTATTCTCCTCAGCACATCAAATAATGAGAAGTGCAATTCTTGTGATAGGGTCGGAATAATCTTTCGTTGCGCTTATTGTGAGTTTACTCTGGATTTCAGATGTGCTACACTACCGACTATCATAAGATATAGATCATATGAACAATCATTCATACTTTGTTATAAGAGTGAAAAAGATTATGATCATGAGTATTATTGTGATATTTGTGAAAAACCACGAAATTCAAAGCATTGGTTCTACTATTGTGCGGATCTCGATTTTCCTGCGCACCCTGAATGTATTCTTGGAGAAGATCCAAATATGAAGTTTGGGAAGACTTATACGTTTGACATCCACGAACATCCCCTCGCTCTTGTTGACAAGCGCAAGGGCATCCATCCTCTATGTAATAAATGTGGTAAATCTAGTGACGGTTGGACTTTTGAATGTGCCAAATGTAATTTCAATCTTCACCCTCTGTGCTAA